In Streptomyces caniferus, one DNA window encodes the following:
- a CDS encoding TetR/AcrR family transcriptional regulator: MPTQHRAIQSRQALIRSAAETFLEKGVPAAGMVEISRRARLSKGALYFHFTSKDDLTLAVRDAALATLQEIEDAFSRSPEPLTTAVRDFTVELFGRVESDAVLRAGLRLRPETAPGLGIYALEQRWYALFLDKAVTCGTGGPAGPHASDTEPRRTAQLLTSLVVGLLHLGSEDRAWWDREAVVGLWALLPAAPGQVCAVGIPAPTQIPAAG; the protein is encoded by the coding sequence GTGCCCACCCAGCATCGCGCCATCCAGAGCCGCCAGGCACTCATCCGCTCGGCCGCAGAGACCTTCCTGGAGAAGGGGGTACCCGCAGCGGGCATGGTCGAGATCAGCCGACGGGCCCGGCTGAGCAAAGGGGCTCTCTACTTCCACTTCACGTCCAAGGACGACCTCACGCTCGCGGTGCGGGACGCCGCGCTCGCGACCCTGCAGGAGATCGAGGACGCCTTCAGCCGCTCCCCGGAGCCGCTGACCACCGCCGTGCGGGACTTCACCGTCGAGCTGTTCGGCCGGGTCGAGTCGGACGCCGTGCTGCGCGCCGGACTGCGGTTGCGCCCGGAGACCGCGCCGGGGCTCGGCATCTACGCCCTGGAGCAGCGCTGGTACGCCCTCTTCCTCGACAAGGCGGTGACGTGCGGGACGGGTGGACCGGCCGGACCGCACGCCTCGGACACCGAACCCCGGCGCACGGCGCAGCTGTTGACCTCGCTCGTGGTGGGCCTGCTGCATCTGGGCAGCGAGGACCGGGCATGGTGGGACCGCGAGGCCGTCGTCGGACTCTGGGCGCTGCTGCCGGCCGCGCCGGGACAGGTCTGCGCCGTCGGCATCCCGGCGCCGACGCAGATCCCGGCGGCGGGCTGA
- a CDS encoding MDR family NADP-dependent oxidoreductase produces the protein MPPTVVPAIPAVHREVRLADRAEGELTVGHFTIAEVPVPEPEPGQVLVRTRVMAVTAAMRTQMAGIRLPMASFVPGEALWGSAVGEVVAAPGGGFTPGELVHHPYGWREFAAVEESRVRRLDPAELPTPAAHLSQGATAWGALRLAAEVRPGDTVFVSGAAGGVGSLAGQLARRLGAGRVVGSTGSERKAARLRAELGYDDTIVRGAGPIERQLRRAAPGGIDVLLDTVGGEQLSAALAVARPDARFALVGALSSQLGEGGVRGAPVELDAALIITRRVALRGFGLHAHPDLPQAWTKEFGQGLREGSLVFPHALLKGIEQAPRALCELAQGRHIGAVLVEL, from the coding sequence ATGCCCCCCACCGTCGTCCCCGCCATACCCGCCGTGCACCGTGAGGTCCGGCTCGCCGACCGCGCCGAAGGTGAACTGACGGTAGGTCATTTCACCATCGCCGAGGTGCCCGTGCCGGAACCGGAGCCGGGTCAGGTGCTGGTGCGTACCCGTGTGATGGCGGTGACCGCGGCGATGCGGACCCAGATGGCCGGAATCCGGCTGCCAATGGCCTCATTTGTGCCGGGTGAGGCGCTGTGGGGCTCCGCGGTCGGCGAGGTGGTGGCGGCGCCCGGCGGTGGCTTCACCCCCGGCGAGCTGGTGCATCATCCCTACGGCTGGCGGGAGTTCGCGGCCGTCGAGGAGTCGCGCGTACGGCGGCTGGATCCGGCGGAGCTGCCGACTCCCGCCGCGCATCTGTCGCAGGGGGCGACGGCCTGGGGCGCGCTGCGCCTGGCCGCCGAGGTGCGGCCGGGGGACACCGTTTTCGTCAGCGGGGCGGCGGGTGGCGTCGGCAGTCTGGCCGGGCAGCTGGCGCGGCGGCTGGGCGCGGGCCGGGTCGTCGGCAGCACCGGCTCGGAGCGCAAGGCGGCCCGGCTGCGCGCCGAGTTGGGGTACGACGACACGATCGTGCGCGGCGCCGGTCCGATCGAACGCCAGCTGCGCCGGGCGGCGCCGGGCGGGATCGACGTGCTGCTGGACACCGTGGGCGGCGAGCAGCTCTCGGCGGCGCTCGCGGTGGCCCGCCCCGATGCGCGGTTCGCGCTGGTCGGCGCGCTCTCCAGCCAACTGGGCGAGGGCGGAGTCCGGGGCGCGCCGGTGGAGCTGGACGCGGCGCTGATCATCACGCGGCGGGTGGCCCTGCGCGGCTTCGGTCTCCATGCGCACCCGGATCTGCCGCAGGCGTGGACCAAGGAGTTCGGGCAGGGCCTGCGGGAGGGCTCCCTGGTCTTCCCGCATGCCCTTCTGAAGGGGATCGAGCAGGCGCCGCGGGCGCTGTGCGAACTCGCGCAGGGGCGCCATATCGGGGCCGTGCTGGTCGAGTTGTGA
- a CDS encoding ScbR family autoregulator-binding transcription factor, with product MRTRRAVLEAAAHVIGTRGYQAATMAEIIQRAGVTKGAVYFHFTSKDALARAVITEQTDPFLPQVSESRLQDAIDFTHQVALALRSDPLLQAGTRIAVETTFSENPLVPYQAWTDIITTMFSEARDNGELLPGVAPDRAAEFFVAAYMGVQLFSRAATNRADLPERVTTLWKHTLPGLAAPGALGHLDPQGRCVKVSV from the coding sequence GTGCGCACCCGACGCGCCGTCCTCGAAGCAGCGGCCCATGTCATCGGCACCCGCGGGTACCAGGCCGCCACGATGGCCGAGATCATCCAGCGCGCCGGGGTCACCAAGGGAGCCGTGTACTTCCACTTCACGTCCAAGGACGCACTGGCCCGCGCGGTGATAACGGAGCAGACGGATCCGTTCCTGCCGCAAGTCAGCGAGTCCCGGCTGCAGGACGCCATCGATTTCACCCACCAGGTGGCGCTGGCCCTGCGCAGCGACCCGTTGCTGCAGGCCGGCACCCGTATCGCGGTCGAGACGACCTTCAGCGAGAACCCGCTCGTGCCGTACCAGGCCTGGACCGACATCATCACCACGATGTTCTCCGAGGCCCGGGACAACGGCGAGCTGCTGCCCGGCGTGGCACCGGACCGGGCGGCCGAGTTCTTCGTCGCCGCCTACATGGGGGTGCAGTTGTTCTCGCGGGCCGCGACCAACCGCGCCGACCTCCCGGAGCGCGTCACGACCCTGTGGAAGCACACGCTCCCCGGCCTCGCGGCGCCCGGCGCGCTGGGCCACCTGGACCCGCAGGGCCGCTGTGTGAAGGTTTCGGTCTGA
- a CDS encoding ScbA/BarX family gamma-butyrolactone biosynthesis protein yields MAGATLTPYSRAQRHDIGGRCADGNGPSELTTTVPREYVHRVALSEVFLTNWQRAEDGWVVSAQWPRAHTFYGPAHGLHDPILLIETIRQSGILLSHVAHRVPLDHPIIWQRVRYDLTTRALRAAEQPAEVELHVTDRDMVHRGTRLVSAHQEFRIRCDGEDLASATLIYSCHSPAVYRRLRGDYGDVAFAYSRKLPLPQAIAPHLVAREHDRDVVLSPTDRAAHWQLRVDTSHPVLFDHPVDHAPGMLMIEAARQAAQAATPGFTVPVSMDCSFERYAELDAPTWVQARTTDRTDGDRREVEVAVEQHGKPVVTAQIGCVPTSS; encoded by the coding sequence ATGGCCGGCGCCACGCTCACGCCGTACTCGCGCGCTCAGCGCCACGACATCGGAGGCCGGTGCGCCGACGGAAACGGACCGTCGGAGCTCACCACGACCGTGCCGCGCGAGTACGTCCACCGCGTCGCCCTGTCCGAGGTCTTCCTGACCAACTGGCAGCGCGCCGAGGACGGCTGGGTGGTCAGCGCCCAGTGGCCGCGCGCCCACACCTTCTACGGTCCGGCCCACGGGCTGCACGACCCCATACTGCTGATAGAGACCATCCGGCAGTCCGGGATATTACTGAGCCATGTCGCGCATCGGGTGCCGCTCGACCACCCGATCATCTGGCAGCGGGTCCGCTACGACCTCACGACGCGGGCGCTGCGCGCCGCGGAGCAGCCGGCCGAGGTCGAACTGCACGTCACCGACCGCGACATGGTCCACCGCGGCACCCGCCTGGTCAGCGCCCATCAGGAATTCCGGATCCGGTGCGACGGGGAGGACCTGGCCTCCGCGACGCTCATCTACTCCTGCCACAGCCCTGCCGTCTACCGCAGGCTGCGCGGCGATTACGGCGACGTGGCCTTCGCCTACTCCCGGAAACTGCCGCTGCCACAGGCCATCGCCCCGCACCTGGTCGCCCGGGAACACGACCGCGATGTGGTGCTCTCCCCCACCGACCGCGCCGCCCACTGGCAGCTCCGGGTGGACACCTCGCACCCGGTGCTCTTCGATCACCCCGTGGACCACGCGCCCGGCATGCTGATGATCGAGGCCGCCCGCCAGGCCGCGCAGGCCGCCACGCCCGGCTTCACCGTGCCGGTGTCGATGGACTGCTCCTTCGAGCGCTACGCCGAACTCGACGCCCCTACCTGGGTACAGGCCCGGACCACGGACCGCACCGACGGCGACCGCCGAGAGGTCGAGGTCGCCGTCGAACAGCACGGCAAGCCGGTGGTCACGGCACAGATCGGCTGCGTACCGACGTCGTCCTGA
- a CDS encoding bifunctional salicylyl-CoA 5-hydroxylase/oxidoreductase, whose protein sequence is MRVAVIGGGPGGLYAAVLLKRLDPTREITVWERNAPDDTFGFGVVLSDETLGGIEHADPEVYRALQAEFVRWDDIDIVHRGRTLTSGGHGFAALGRRRLLAVLHRRCRDLGIELRFRTEAPPAAELARAYDLVIAADGVHSATRTAHADAFRPRLTTHRCRYIWLAADFAFDAFRFEIAETEHGVAQLHAYPFAGPSSAGHPGARPSGTADGTLGASTVIVEMREEVWRSAGLDRCDERESAEWCAKVFTDALGGRSLRSNNSSWIAFRTVVNDRWSYGNTVLLGDAAHTAHFSIGSGTKLAVEDALALAACLQEQPDTASALAAYEEERRPVVASTQRAARASLAWFEELATYLDQPPHQFAFNLLTRSRRVTHDNLRLRDAGFVAAVEKEAGTPAATPPMFTPFRLGELTLRNRVVVSPMDMYSAQDGDGTPGDFHLVHLGARALGGAGLVMTEMVCVSPEGRITPGCTGLYAPEHETAWRRVTDFVHTSAPGTAIGVQLGHSGRKGSTRLMWEGIDQPLRDGNWPVVAPSELPYRAGVNQIPHALSEAELGTVREQFVRSAESAARAGFDLLELHCAHGYLLSGFLSPLTNQRTDAYGGDLAGRLRFPLEVFDAVRAVWPAGRPMTVRISATDWAEGGTTADDAVAIARAFAEHGADALDVSTGQVVPDERPDYGRSYQTPFADRIRNTLGVPVMAVGAISSWDDVNSLVLAGRADLCALARPHLYDPHWTLHAAAEQGYAGPGAPWPLPYQAGSRTPPTGRTDAPKPRLTLR, encoded by the coding sequence ATGCGGGTCGCCGTCATCGGCGGGGGGCCGGGCGGGCTGTACGCCGCGGTCCTCCTCAAACGCCTCGACCCCACCCGCGAGATCACCGTCTGGGAGCGCAACGCGCCCGACGACACCTTCGGCTTCGGTGTGGTGCTCTCCGACGAGACCCTCGGCGGTATCGAGCACGCCGACCCGGAGGTCTACCGCGCCCTCCAGGCGGAGTTCGTCCGCTGGGACGACATCGACATCGTCCACCGCGGCCGCACGCTGACCTCAGGCGGGCACGGTTTCGCGGCGCTGGGGCGGCGCCGACTGCTGGCCGTGCTCCACCGGCGCTGCCGCGACCTCGGCATCGAACTGCGCTTTCGCACCGAGGCCCCGCCCGCCGCCGAGCTGGCGCGCGCGTACGACCTGGTGATCGCCGCCGACGGGGTGCACAGCGCGACCCGCACGGCACATGCCGACGCCTTCCGCCCCCGGCTGACCACCCACCGCTGCCGCTACATCTGGCTCGCCGCCGACTTCGCCTTCGACGCCTTCCGCTTCGAGATCGCCGAGACCGAGCACGGCGTCGCACAGCTCCACGCCTACCCCTTCGCCGGCCCGTCGTCCGCCGGGCACCCCGGGGCGCGGCCCTCCGGGACGGCGGACGGCACGCTCGGGGCCAGCACGGTCATCGTCGAGATGCGCGAGGAGGTCTGGCGGTCGGCCGGACTCGACCGCTGTGATGAGCGCGAGTCGGCGGAGTGGTGCGCCAAGGTCTTCACCGACGCCCTGGGCGGCCGGTCGCTGCGCTCCAACAACTCCAGCTGGATCGCCTTCCGTACGGTCGTCAACGACCGCTGGTCGTACGGCAATACGGTGCTGCTCGGCGACGCGGCGCACACCGCGCACTTCTCCATCGGCTCGGGCACCAAGCTCGCCGTCGAGGACGCCCTCGCGCTGGCGGCCTGCCTCCAGGAGCAGCCCGACACCGCCAGTGCCCTGGCCGCGTACGAGGAGGAGCGCCGCCCGGTGGTCGCCTCCACCCAGCGTGCCGCCCGCGCCAGCCTCGCCTGGTTCGAGGAGCTGGCCACGTACCTGGACCAGCCGCCCCACCAGTTCGCCTTCAACCTCCTCACCCGCAGCCGCCGCGTCACCCACGACAACCTGCGGCTGCGCGACGCGGGATTCGTCGCCGCCGTCGAGAAGGAGGCGGGCACCCCGGCCGCCACTCCCCCCATGTTCACGCCGTTCCGGCTGGGGGAGCTGACGCTGCGCAACCGGGTCGTGGTCTCGCCGATGGACATGTACTCCGCGCAGGACGGCGACGGCACCCCCGGCGACTTCCACCTCGTCCACCTCGGAGCCCGCGCGCTGGGCGGCGCCGGTCTGGTGATGACGGAGATGGTGTGCGTCAGCCCCGAGGGGCGGATCACCCCGGGCTGTACGGGGCTCTACGCGCCGGAGCACGAGACGGCCTGGCGCCGGGTCACCGACTTCGTCCACACCTCCGCACCCGGCACCGCCATCGGCGTCCAGCTCGGCCACTCCGGCCGCAAGGGCTCGACCCGGCTGATGTGGGAGGGCATCGACCAGCCGCTCCGGGACGGCAACTGGCCGGTCGTGGCACCCTCCGAACTGCCCTACCGCGCCGGCGTCAACCAGATCCCGCATGCGTTGTCGGAAGCCGAACTGGGTACGGTCCGCGAGCAGTTCGTCCGGTCCGCCGAGTCCGCCGCGCGGGCGGGCTTCGACCTCCTCGAACTCCACTGTGCCCACGGCTACCTGCTCTCCGGCTTCCTCTCGCCGCTCACCAACCAGCGCACCGACGCCTATGGCGGCGATCTCGCCGGCCGGCTGCGGTTCCCGCTGGAGGTCTTCGACGCGGTCCGGGCCGTGTGGCCGGCCGGTCGCCCGATGACGGTCCGTATCTCCGCGACCGACTGGGCGGAGGGCGGCACCACCGCGGACGACGCGGTGGCGATCGCGCGGGCCTTCGCCGAGCACGGCGCCGATGCCCTCGACGTGTCCACCGGCCAGGTCGTCCCCGACGAACGCCCCGACTACGGCCGCTCGTACCAGACCCCGTTCGCCGACCGGATCCGCAACACCCTCGGCGTGCCGGTCATGGCGGTCGGCGCCATCTCCTCCTGGGACGACGTCAACTCCCTGGTACTGGCCGGGCGCGCGGACCTGTGCGCACTGGCCAGACCGCATCTGTACGACCCGCACTGGACGCTGCACGCCGCCGCGGAACAGGGGTACGCGGGGCCGGGCGCTCCCTGGCCGCTGCCGTATCAAGCGGGCAGCCGCACCCCGCCCACCGGACGTACCGACGCGCCGAAGCCCCGCCTCACGCTGCGGTGA